In Neodiprion virginianus isolate iyNeoVirg1 chromosome 6, iyNeoVirg1.1, whole genome shotgun sequence, the genomic window CAAAACTTTAAACATGCCTGACGACAATTCGTTCAGCAATGAATTTCCCCAATGACATTATCCAGCCGATAATTGATTCAACGATTATGCATACTCTGAGGTCGCACGGAAGCACCTTgaattatatatttgtttaattatgCCGAATCGGTGCAATTATTCAAGCAGGTTAGACAAACGAATCCGTTAAGTACCTATGCGTGAtacgataaaatatttaagaGACGAATCTTCGGCTCGGAGTAAATGAATCGACCCACCGGCTCTCTTCCTGACCTTCCTCAGCGTTCGTATTATCTCAAAGTAGCTCCAGCATATCAGAATCACCGGGACGACCAGaccgaagaagaagagaaacgCGATGTAGGTGTCGCTACCGATCGAAGGATCGTGGACTTCCCAGGATACGCTGCAGGAGAGATTTCCGGCTTCCGGTCCGTAGCTTCCCCATCCGCAGAGCGGGGGGATCGTCAAGGACAAAGTGTAGATCCAAACCCCCGATACCAGGTACGAGGCTTGCCTGTACGAAAGTTCAACAGGGTACAATTTAATTTCCGCAAAATCGAAGGTCTTCCCTTGGGAGAGCTTCGACTAGTCGCGGGTATAAAGACTTCGACACGTTCGTGATTATTTCATGAACTgctcgatttttttattccgacACAGGCTTTCTCCGACTCGGCTGATCTCTCAAGGACGAAACGGTTCCACACCCGTAGAGGAACGAATTTGGTTGAGCTTTTGAGATGATATGAAAATCAGAGGATCTTTTagctggaaaaatttttcgagacgGCTATTGGGGAAATTGCTTTGGAAATAGCAATCAATAATTTCGATTCATTGGCGTTTATTTCGAGTGATTTACGTCGATTTCCGTCTCatcgtatattttttcgcGGTTTCCGTCATCGTTTTCAATGAACTTGTAccatcgttgaatatttttagggGTTTACGGATTTGATAGAATCACAGGTAATCGTAACAAATCACAAGAAGCCAACGGAAATCATTTTATGAACTCGGAATCGTAGAAAGCACGTGCTAAGACAGTCTTCAAAGGAATGCCAGTAATTGAGTTGAAGTTCCTTTGATTTGCAATATCATTTCGAAGCGTTGAATTAATGCGATTTTCTCGAGTGAATGCAGGACTCCCGTAAATTTGCcaagcaaaaattttctcatcgaaGAATTTGTCGGTAGTCTCAGTCCGGGAATTTGACACCATTGTATTGTGCATGGAAAAAGGatataatcaaaatttccTTTCGTTTGGGGATGAGCTTTCTCTTTTCCCGAGAGTTGGAAGCTTACGATTACCGTGGATACGGTAATTTGTTCGTTTCCACACGACTGTCATATCCGCAAGTGGCAATGATCTATCGATGAACTACGGAATGACTTTTAGCAATACGCGAGGGTGAAAAGACTCGAGGCACACAATTGTAATGATTAAAACGCGACGATCAGGTTATTCACTTTAACCGGGAGcggaaaatattttcggagaATGAAATTCTTAAGGTACAGACTGTGACTGAATAGCGGAAAGATGCGTAGGTACGAAAAGATGAAACGAACGTTCCTTGgaaattccatttttcttctcaccgtGAGTTTATGTGAAATTGAACGACGGGTTTGTTACTGAACGATAGACGGTCGGACGCGTCAGTGCTGTTAAAGTTCTGAGGAGCATTTTTCTTCTGATCATTTGAAACAAGAATCTTAAGATCTTGAGCCAATGTTAACAACAGGCCTGCAGACTGTCCGTCCTGTAATCCGTAGGAAGCAGGCTTTAAAGGCGGATTGTGGCCGGTAATAAAACACCTTTGGAAATATTGCAGTAATCCCGCATTCCTCCTTGTGAATTCAAGTTTCACGATCGCGAGATTCTTCCTCTATTCGTATACTTGATACGCAATTACGGAGCGTGTTTCTAAGGTTTCAAGAGAATTTCGATTGTAATACCGCCAAAAATAACCGTCACGCTTCTATCGGCCGAGTTTAATTTTCCCCACGATTTCACGAACAATCTTCCGTATTATTCGAGCAcattcgtaataattatagcGAGGCCTGCGAACCCATTAACCGATAATTCCAGGGTAAGGTACACCCCGAAAAACGGATTTCTGAACCCAGCTATCGGGTTTCGGGGAATACGATTTATCAGGACTTTGTTAATCCCTGGAATACGAACTACTCGGACATTCctcgttattttcaattcgctGTGTACGAACACGAGTGAAAATTTCCACAGAACAATATACGACGAAAACAACCGGAGTCTGTTGGGAAATTTCCATGTGATTATCCAGGAAATTGCATTGTAATGCTGCTTCTGCAAAAAGTCGAACAATTTTCACGCATGGTCAGATTAGAGctcttcttccttttcctcCCAGTCTATTTCATGCGGTAAATTACATGAAACTTTTCCAGAATTACATTTAAAGTGAATTCacacgttttcttttttttttattattctcgcACTTCGTTTTCCAGTCAGAATACCGTAattgttacaatatatttaCCTACCTTATGGTGAAAGCTCTCATCGGTCGCGTCACAAGCAGCCATCTTTCTATCGCTAAAACGGTCAGATTTCCAATGCTGGCCAGCCCCAAAGTTGACATGAACCAAGCGTACCTGCATCCAAATCAGAGGCAGAGAATTaagacaaaaacaaagaattttatttcttcaagtCGTTCTTCtgggtattattattacatttttgtgCGTAAGACGAGAATTGTACGAGCTTGATAACTGCAAAAGATATTTATGTTTTCGGATGTGCCGAATCCAAAAACTACTTTCATTTCCCCCCATCGCGTACAGTTTTTTTGCAAAGTACAAGATgtttgcggaaaaaaaaatagcgtaacaataatgaaaaaaaccacCATTCCATTACAACGAACTAAACAACGCTTCttataaaaatgaacaaattatttcttcgTGAAATGTACTTGACATTCTGTGGTGTTCATTATTTTTGCCtataaaaccttttcttcttctctttggTACCTCTCCGAACACGCGtccgctttccattttctgcTTCCCGTTTCAGCTCCACTTTGCATTTATTCTTGAATCTCACTCTAATACATATTACATGAAGGCAAGATTTTTAGCAACAAGAATAGAATATCAGATTTCGAGTTAAACGGGAGTTTCACTCTAAATGAAACTAAAAACacgagttcaagaaaaaacttgacgtgatagaattttttgaatatgtTTCCCGGTTTCAGGGAATAAAAATCTACCAGAAATAGTATAGAAAACCTGTGGAGTTTTTGGTTTGAGGCCTGTGTAATTAAAATCTTCAGCTTACGCTGtttggaattaaaaaaatccaacaGCTTACCAATTCCTACGCATGTATATTacaagtatgtatgtataaacataaatatacatacttatTTATATATTGACGCATCGCGAATTacttattcattcattctttcGGCCATGCAGATGTTTTCGGGCGATACATTTGCAAGACTTACCCAAAGATCGAAGAGCTCGgtaaattcgaataaatttgaaaactcgaTATGTACCGGGAATCGAGTGTTTATTCATGCAACTTCAAGAAAAGCAGGCCAGGATTAAGGGGACACGATACCTAAGgctgctctacaaaaaaagcCCGAATCTCGGTCCTGCAAGGTCCAATAggtgaaattcaaaaagttaAAAAGTGGCGACAGAAAATTAAAGCCACTAAGGttaagaaaaacatttttaccaTAATAATACTTCTCTCGTGTACTAAAATATTGAGTATTAACTTGagttatatttctttttttggcGCGCCTTAACGCGGGCCAAATCATTTTGCACATTTTTTGTGTTCCAACGTTTGTGTTCCCAGCTTGAGGCTTGGTTTGAAAAAGCATTCTGTTTCGACCGGTAGACATTTGGACGAAACATCGCtaacggctaatttttttccatggTCGATTACATCGTCTCTGAATTTGCATTGCCAACGTAATCGACTAAGGAAAAAATTTGCCGTTTACGATATTTTATCCGCACGTGTACAAACTTCTTACACTGTTTgcaagaaattttacaaaatcggactcacccgaatttttgaaaatctcggTGCTATTTTGAAAGATTTGATTTTGCAGATTGAAGGGCTGAAAATTTCGATGGCATAAGGCTGTAAGCTTTTCAGCCTCACGGTTAATACGCGCCTGAAGAgaagaatgataataatatgtacAGTGTATGCACAATGGAAACGAGAAGATGAAcataaaacaaacaaattctGTTGATTTTGACCGTTGTAAATCATCAGTCGAAAATGGGCAATAATTTAAGCGTAATATTGTTGCATAAACATCAGTTCGGCAATGAAGTTCGCTAATTAACGAAGAACTCGGCGAGCCGCCTTTATTCCAGCATTTGGTTAACAGAGATGTGGAAGtgggaaaataaataaataaatgaaggaaTAATAACCAAATCCTGTGGTTACTGAACTCGGAAAAGTATTTCTTTTGATCATGACTAATTTATATAAACAGTCGTTGTATAATATGCGACGTATCTAACTTTCTCAAATTCGAATCAGAAGGGATATCTCAAGGGGTTCGTAGGATTCGTAGCCACATACCATATGTAACTATAACCGAATCAAAAGAGTCAAAGGCCCTATTTGCAGGTATGGAAAGTACACTGATTTTATCGCGCATTTCAACCCCAGCCAAAGTACAAGCACGCTTCATGTTGACACGTTATAATAAACAGCTACCTGCGGACTTACTTGATTCCAATGAATTACGCCCGTAGTAATATTACGGGTACGATACaggatgtataatataatatgtataatatatgctCTTAGAACGCCGAGGAAAAATGTTCCTCTGCAGACAGTTATCTCGGACTCGATGGAACGTTTTGTTTCTATTTTGTTTGAGAAACTTCGATACTTTAATCAGAGAAATTacttgtataattatttttatttatgcaGTGGCAAAGAATTTCTTTCCATTCGGAACAGTTTCATTCGGTCTTatgaaatacttttttgcAGTTTGCGATTTCTGAAGAAATGGATTCGTATAGGCATCGTCCGATATATTTAGAATGTCATTTTATCTTCCAAGCTGTGGAATCGACGACGCGAagaattcattgaaattaaatcgAGTGAGGCTGTTTCAATTCGAATAAACATCAATTAAGGAGGTTGGTTAGCCAAAAATCGACgctttttattaatttcatttcgagTTGGTCATTTagatttgcaaaaataaataattctggACTCATCTATAAAAGCTTAGGtatcgatgcttcgtttcaaatcacATCCGAGTGATTGAAAATCTGGTACATTTGTTCGAATTCACCCTAACGTTAACTCATTTTATTCAGGATACTATATTTCAAAAAGTCTCTGAAACAGATTTTCGTTCGCTTTTACAGTAGTCGATTCAGcaaaaatttggtaaatacTGAACGGATTACTctcttgaaataaaaattaagaaaagtTGTCGTCTTTGGCCAAGCAGCCTCCTTAAGTCATGGAAACTCAGTAAGGTAACATTTTACACTCGGTGTTAAAGTGAAGGCATAAAAATCGCGAGAGACGTGCGTAAAACTGAATTTCTTAATAACGACACATCCGATCGGCTGCCGTAAATGGACTCGATTGTCAAAAGCTTTTAATTAAATCGTTTAAAGTCACAGCTCGACGAAAGCGGATCAAGGTTGCAACTTCGTGCCGATTGCGGAGGATCAGAATCCAGAATGAAGAAAGTCCTCAGGCACAGTAGAGATACGATTGAATCTCATGAATTTTTCGCGCAGTTATTCACCGCGAATTATCATTTCTAAACCAGTCGACGGTTTCGTGAATGGGACAGATCACTGTTCATACTCGCGTTGCCGTATAATTAGATAAATACTTGTAATACGGCAAAGCAAACTGAAGATTACTGTATTATTACCGCGGTtacgtttttttgttttttttttcaattttttttattttcacctctTCTTACGTTTTACGGTCAAGATCTCGTTCCGTGATTAACGGCATGCCAATCTCGCCTGTGAATGCGAACCGCACGCACATTGCGTAATACCTGTAGTATTTAGCTTCGTACAATTATGTCGTGCAGGTATCTCTTTATAACCTTGATACATCTACGATTGCTGTGTAATTTACAAGCTGTTCAAGCGAACTGGTTTAACTTCACTTTGGTGgatgttgaaataattataaacagGTATGAGGTTGCGACGATTTCAAAAGAATCAATTAATTGGATTCGTCTGTCGAGAAATgcagaagaaaatttttgatgatttcggttttttattactaaaaatttcatgacTGCCGAAGGTGTGATGCATGGAGCCTTTTGGAGAATAcaacaatatacatataattatttactgGAGCTGAATtacgttaaaaaatgaaaaaaaataggaaattcACAACGCGACCAAGGATTGACTTTCTAATATGCGgctaatttattgaaaaatcgtatcGTAAATATAATAccataaaaaaatcataaatttaaTTACCAAAGACAACCCGTGTAGCCCCAGTACCATCTTCCAAGGATTGCAGATACGGTTGGAAACGGAGTACCGATAATTGATACGCAGAAATCGCCGATCTACAACGAGAAATATTTAACTTATACATGTGTAAGAGTTCAGTTTATACCTCAATGCTGCGAATTTATGGTTTCT contains:
- the LOC124308184 gene encoding rhodopsin-like isoform X3, with product MRKTQIGDFCVSIIGTPFPTVSAILGRWYWGYTGCLWYAWFMSTLGLASIGNLTVLAIERWLLVTRPMRAFTIRQASYLVSGVWIYTLSLTIPPLCGWGSYGPEAGNLSCSVSWEVHDPSIGSDTYIAFLFFFGLVVPVILICWSYFEIIRTLRKVRKRAGSRGTYEAKVTKMVALMIIAFLIAWTPYSISALLAQYLQVTSSPTVAIVPALLAKSSICYNPLIYAGMNSQFRTVMKKFLGMSESTRPATISQHTGVSASNRAGINPIQIEKE